In one Scomber japonicus isolate fScoJap1 chromosome 6, fScoJap1.pri, whole genome shotgun sequence genomic region, the following are encoded:
- the LOC128360686 gene encoding integrin-linked protein kinase, with amino-acid sequence MDDIFTQCREGNAVAVRLWLDNTENDLNQGDDHGFSPLHWACREGRSSVVDMLIMRGARINVMNRGDDTPLHLAASHGHRDIVGKLIQCKADTNAANEHGNTPLHYACFWGQDEVAEDLVTSGAQVSISNKYGETPLDKGKPHLRELLREKAEKLGQNLTKIPFKDTFWKGTTRTRPRNGTLNKHAGIDFKQLSLLAKINENQSGELWQGRWQGNEIVVKVLKIRDWTTRKSRDFNEEYPKLRIFSHPNVLPMLGGCQSPPAPHPIIITHWMPYGSLYNVLHEGTNFVVDQTQAVKFALDIACGMGFLHTLEPMIPRHYLNSKSVMIDEDMTARISMADVKFSFQCPGRMYSPAWVAPEALQKKPEEINRRSSDMWSFAVLLWELVTREVPFADLSNMEIGMKVALEGLRPTIPPGISPHICKLMKICMNEDPAKRPKFDMIVPILEKMQDK; translated from the exons ATGGATGACATCTTTACTCAGTGCCGGGAAGGCAATGCGGTGGCAGTTCGCTTATGGTTGGACAACACAGAGAATGACCTCAACCAAGG AGATGACCACGGCTTCAGTCCTCTCCACTGGGCATGCAGGGAAGGCCGCTCCAGTGTGGTGGACATGCTCATCATGAGAGGTGCTCGCATCAATGTCATGAACCGTGGAGACGACACACCTCTGCACCTGGCCGCCAGCCACGGGCATCGCGACATCGTGGGAAAG CTGATCCAGTGCAAAGCAGACACTAATGCAGCCAATGAACACGGGAACACACCACTGCATTACGCCTGCTTCTGGGGCCAAGATGAAGTGGCTGAG GACCTTGTGACTAGTGGGGCGCAGGTGAGCATCTCTAACAAATATGGGGAAACTCCCCTGGACAAAGGCAAACCTCACCTGCGGGAACTGCTCAGAG aaaaagcagagaaatTGGGACAGAACTTGACTAAAATTCCCTTCAAGGACACATTTTGGAAAGGCACCACTAGGACTCGACCCC GTAATGGCACTTTGAACAAACACGCAGGCATTGACTTCAAACAGCTCTCTCTCCtggctaaaataaatgagaaCCAATCTGGAGAG TTGTGGCAAGGACGCTGGCAGGGAAATGAAATTGTTGTTAAGGTGCTAAAAATTCGTGACTGGACCACCAGGAAAAGCAGAGACTTCAATGAGGAGTATCCCAAACTCAG GATATTTTCCCACCCGAATGTCCTACCCATGTTGGGAGGATGTCAGTCTCCTCCTGCCCCTCAccccatcatcatcacacactgGATGCCTTATGGCTCTCTCTACAACGTGCTGCATGAAGGCACCA ACTTTGTGGTGGACCAGACACAGGCAGTGAAGTTTGCTCTGGACATCGCCTGTGGAATGGGCTTTTTACATACACTTGAACCTATGATCCCCCGCCACTATCTCAACAGCAAGAGCGTTATG ATAGATGAAGACATGACAGCAAGGATCAGCATGGCAGACGTCAAGTTCTCCTTCCAGTGTCCTGGCAGGATGTACTCGCCTGCATGGGTAGCCCCCGAGG CCTTGCAGAAGAAGCCTGAAGAGATCAACCGTCGCTCATCAGACATGTGGAGCTTCGCTGTCCTGCTATGGGAGCTGGTGACCAGAGAGGTGCCATTTGCTGACTTGTCCAACATGGAGATCGGCATGAAG GTCGCCTTGGAGGGTCTGAGGCCCACTATCCCGCCCGGCATCTCGCCCCACATTTGCAAGCTCATGAAGATATGCATGAACGAAGATCCAGCGAAGAGGCCCAAATTTGACATGATTGTGCCAATTCTGGAAAAAATGCAGgacaagtga